The following coding sequences are from one uncultured Devosia sp. window:
- a CDS encoding DUF6460 domain-containing protein — protein sequence MTDQPRSEPRRSPLERFFGGHPINVLLKLAFISFLVGLSMTMFGINALDLVDGAVDLIRHSFRDGLGMFRDIGVYIATGAAVVVPIWLLLRLSKRR from the coding sequence ATGACCGACCAACCCCGCAGCGAGCCGCGTCGTTCCCCGCTGGAGCGTTTCTTTGGTGGCCACCCGATCAATGTCCTGCTCAAGCTTGCTTTCATCTCCTTCCTCGTCGGGTTGAGCATGACCATGTTCGGCATCAATGCGCTCGACCTGGTGGATGGCGCCGTGGACCTGATCCGCCATTCCTTCCGCGACGGGTTGGGCATGTTCCGCGACATCGGCGTCTATATCGCCACCGGCGCTGCCGTCGTCGTGCCGATCTGGCTGCTGCTGCGCCTGAGCAAGCGCCGGTGA
- a CDS encoding TIGR02186 family protein gives MTRLLAACLVFACILLAPAQAARLVSQVSNDSVEITSSFDGERMTFFGTIMPDAGSPDKTVEGPFQVVVVVLGPTQNRVARQMTNNFGIWSNTAQVEFKGFPSYFHVLSSGRLNEISDITTLTTNNILPESHTLVARSEDWWRGAVFGQQLIRLMTQDGLFGVQENGVNFLSDNFYSARLTLPSNAPPGPYIALTYVFKNGEIIARKSEGFAVRKIGFERFLALSATQQPLAYGLICVLLALFTGWLGGVIFKR, from the coding sequence GTGACGAGATTGCTGGCGGCATGCCTGGTCTTTGCTTGCATCTTGCTGGCCCCCGCCCAGGCTGCGCGCCTCGTTTCGCAGGTTTCCAACGACAGCGTCGAAATCACCTCGAGCTTCGATGGCGAGCGCATGACCTTTTTCGGCACCATCATGCCCGATGCCGGCTCGCCCGACAAAACCGTCGAGGGTCCGTTTCAGGTCGTGGTCGTGGTGCTCGGTCCGACCCAGAACCGTGTCGCCCGCCAGATGACCAACAATTTCGGCATCTGGAGCAATACCGCCCAGGTCGAGTTCAAGGGCTTTCCGAGCTACTTCCACGTCCTGTCCAGCGGTCGTCTCAACGAGATTTCCGACATCACGACGCTGACCACCAACAATATCCTGCCCGAGTCCCATACGCTGGTGGCGCGCAGCGAGGACTGGTGGCGCGGCGCGGTCTTCGGCCAGCAGTTGATCCGCCTGATGACGCAGGACGGGCTGTTCGGTGTTCAGGAAAATGGCGTGAACTTCCTCTCCGACAATTTCTACTCCGCCCGGCTGACCCTGCCCAGCAATGCGCCGCCCGGGCCCTATATCGCCCTGACCTATGTGTTCAAGAATGGCGAGATCATCGCCCGCAAGTCGGAAGGCTTCGCTGTCCGCAAGATCGGCTTCGAGCGTTTCCTCGCGCTTTCGGCGACCCAGCAGCCGCTGGCCTATGGCCTGATTTGCGTGCTCCTGGCGCTGTTCACCGGCTGGCTCGGCGGCGTTATCTTCAAGCGCTGA
- a CDS encoding nucleoside/nucleotide kinase family protein has protein sequence MSAPLHLHLTPGAALSRLVPHILDLASKAHGRRIAIGLAGGPGTGKSTLAAELITTLDATHPGIAALVPMDGFHMKHAKLETMGQVDYKGAPHTFEGADFVSFLHHLKHATEAVSGPGYSRKIEDTVDNAFTVQPEAKILIVEGNYLLLTEGPWAGVKPLLDYAVFINVERELVKARLLKRHGEEGLFTEERNRAHIERNDLPNYDLVCQSQDRADVVIDMDVER, from the coding sequence GTGAGCGCGCCGCTTCATCTGCACCTGACGCCGGGCGCAGCCCTGTCGCGCCTCGTGCCCCATATCCTCGATCTTGCCAGCAAGGCCCATGGCCGGCGCATTGCCATTGGTCTCGCTGGCGGACCGGGGACCGGCAAGTCGACCCTGGCGGCCGAACTGATCACCACGCTCGACGCGACGCATCCCGGCATCGCCGCGCTTGTGCCCATGGATGGCTTCCACATGAAGCATGCCAAGCTCGAAACCATGGGGCAGGTCGACTACAAGGGCGCGCCACACACGTTTGAGGGCGCGGACTTCGTCTCGTTCCTGCATCATCTCAAGCACGCCACCGAGGCGGTTTCCGGCCCCGGCTATTCGCGCAAGATCGAAGACACGGTGGACAATGCCTTCACCGTCCAGCCCGAAGCGAAAATCCTGATTGTTGAGGGCAATTACCTGCTGCTGACCGAAGGCCCATGGGCCGGCGTCAAGCCGCTGCTCGACTATGCCGTCTTCATCAATGTCGAGCGGGAACTGGTCAAGGCCCGCCTGCTCAAGCGCCATGGCGAAGAAGGGCTGTTCACCGAGGAGCGCAACAGGGCCCATATCGAGCGCAACGACCTGCCGAACTACGATCTGGTCTGCCAGTCGCAGGACCGGGCGGATGTGGTGATTGATATGGATGTGGAGCGCTGA
- a CDS encoding sulfite exporter TauE/SafE family protein, whose amino-acid sequence MQIYLPIAEMSVNLFFLVGIGGAVGFLSGLFGVGGGFLLTPLLIFSGVPAPVAVASVTGQVVAASTSGALAHYRRGAIDLHLAMYLVLSGVLGAFGGVAAFALLRDAGQLDLVISLGFLILLGSVGSLMLVESTRAILKQRKGVVVRERLPNQHNWIHGLPMRVRFKKSRLYISVLPVLLIGLFIGFVGSLLGIGGGFIMVPALVYLLRVPGNVVIGTSLAQVVAMMAATTILHAVQSQSVDILLAFCLMVGGTAGAQFGASAGKYLRGEQLRGLLALLVLAVAIRFGLSLVIAPADPFSMAVVGGMR is encoded by the coding sequence TTGCAGATCTATCTGCCGATCGCTGAAATGTCGGTGAACCTCTTCTTCCTGGTGGGAATTGGGGGCGCTGTCGGCTTTTTGTCCGGGCTGTTCGGCGTGGGCGGTGGCTTCCTGCTGACGCCGCTGCTGATCTTTTCCGGCGTCCCCGCGCCCGTTGCGGTCGCCTCGGTCACCGGCCAGGTCGTGGCCGCCTCCACTTCGGGTGCCTTGGCCCACTACAGGCGCGGCGCTATCGACCTGCATCTGGCCATGTATCTGGTCCTCTCGGGCGTCTTGGGCGCTTTCGGCGGCGTGGCCGCCTTTGCCCTGCTGCGCGATGCCGGCCAGCTCGACCTTGTGATCTCCCTCGGCTTCCTGATCCTTCTGGGCTCGGTCGGCTCGCTGATGCTGGTCGAAAGCACCCGCGCCATCCTCAAGCAGCGCAAGGGCGTGGTCGTCCGCGAACGCCTGCCCAACCAGCACAACTGGATCCACGGCCTGCCCATGCGGGTGCGGTTCAAGAAATCGCGGCTCTATATCAGCGTGCTGCCGGTGCTGCTCATCGGCCTCTTCATCGGCTTCGTCGGCTCGCTCCTGGGCATCGGCGGCGGCTTCATCATGGTGCCAGCGCTGGTTTATTTGCTGCGCGTGCCCGGCAATGTCGTCATCGGCACTTCTCTGGCCCAGGTCGTGGCCATGATGGCAGCGACCACCATTCTCCATGCCGTGCAGAGCCAGAGCGTCGATATCCTTCTCGCCTTCTGCCTGATGGTTGGCGGCACGGCCGGTGCGCAATTTGGCGCTTCGGCCGGCAAATATCTGCGCGGCGAGCAACTCCGTGGCCTCTTGGCCCTGCTGGTTCTGGCCGTCGCCATCCGCTTCGGCCTGTCGCTGGTCATCGCCCCGGCTGATCCCTTCTCCATGGCAGTGGTAGGAGGCATGCGGTGA
- a CDS encoding PAS-domain containing protein, whose amino-acid sequence MPAPTIDAAIKLGDAIDHVPQGIAVFDAALRLVTSNSRYNQMLALPEDMIKPGTPLFDIALHLGDRGDFGPGDAARLAIERINLLTASPTTVTQRLGNAGQTLEFHSSRLPDGGLVVSFSDVTARVRAERELAQVNQSLEQRVEDRTSALKRVNLELESARAKADAANHDKTRFLAAASHDLLQPLNAARLYTSTLIERAKSTGLGDLANSIEASLTAVEDIMGALLDISRIDSGAIKPIPAPVAARDLLKKIEVEFGPMARERNIALKTIKTNATLMIDRSLVGRIVQNLVSNAIKYTPPGGRVLVGLRRRGNRLRLDVIDTGIGFNKDQHRLLFMEFSRLERGARMAQGLGLGLSIVQRMVTALGLTLELDSNEGRGSRFSLFLPATRGIRAAPESSAVPAETTFGMQGLKVLCVDNESAIIEAMEGLLRHWGCDVRSALSLKQIDRERLLEGWYPDLVLMDYHLDQTSGLDAIEWLRHNIGGHLPAALVTADRSPAVRTLAEERGIAVVTKPVKPAALRAAISGLANQSRAPVKR is encoded by the coding sequence ATGCCCGCGCCCACCATCGATGCCGCCATCAAGCTGGGGGATGCCATCGACCATGTTCCGCAGGGCATTGCCGTTTTCGACGCCGCCCTGCGCCTCGTCACCTCCAACAGCCGCTACAACCAGATGCTGGCCCTGCCCGAGGACATGATCAAGCCGGGCACCCCGCTGTTCGACATTGCGCTGCATCTGGGCGACCGCGGCGATTTCGGCCCGGGCGATGCGGCCCGGCTGGCCATCGAGCGGATCAATCTGCTCACGGCCTCGCCGACCACCGTCACCCAGCGGCTGGGCAATGCCGGGCAGACGCTGGAGTTTCACTCGTCGCGCTTGCCCGATGGCGGGCTGGTGGTCAGCTTTTCCGATGTGACGGCGCGGGTGCGGGCCGAGCGCGAACTGGCCCAGGTCAATCAATCGCTGGAGCAGCGCGTCGAGGACCGGACGTCGGCGCTCAAGCGGGTCAATCTGGAGCTGGAAAGCGCGCGGGCCAAGGCCGATGCGGCCAATCACGACAAGACGCGCTTCCTCGCCGCTGCCAGCCATGACCTGCTGCAGCCGCTCAACGCGGCGCGGCTCTATACGTCGACGCTGATCGAACGCGCCAAGTCGACCGGGCTGGGGGATCTCGCAAATTCCATCGAGGCCTCACTGACGGCCGTCGAAGACATCATGGGGGCACTGCTCGATATTTCGCGCATCGACAGCGGCGCGATCAAGCCGATCCCCGCGCCTGTTGCCGCGCGCGACCTGCTGAAAAAAATCGAGGTTGAATTCGGCCCGATGGCCCGCGAGCGCAATATTGCGCTCAAGACCATCAAGACCAATGCCACGCTGATGATCGACCGGTCGCTGGTGGGGCGTATCGTGCAGAACCTCGTCAGCAATGCCATCAAATACACGCCGCCGGGCGGACGGGTGCTCGTAGGGCTGCGCCGGCGCGGCAATCGCCTGCGGCTCGACGTGATCGATACCGGCATCGGTTTCAACAAGGACCAGCATCGCCTGCTGTTCATGGAATTTTCGCGTCTCGAACGCGGTGCCCGCATGGCGCAGGGCTTGGGTCTTGGCCTTTCCATCGTGCAGCGCATGGTGACCGCGCTGGGCCTGACGCTGGAGCTCGACAGCAACGAGGGTCGCGGCTCACGGTTTTCGCTCTTCCTGCCGGCGACGCGGGGCATTCGCGCGGCGCCGGAAAGCAGCGCTGTGCCGGCCGAGACGACATTCGGCATGCAGGGACTCAAGGTGCTTTGTGTCGACAATGAGAGTGCCATCATCGAGGCCATGGAGGGCCTGTTGCGCCATTGGGGATGCGATGTGCGCAGCGCCCTGTCGCTGAAACAGATCGATCGCGAGCGGCTGCTGGAAGGCTGGTATCCTGACCTCGTGCTGATGGACTATCATCTCGACCAGACCTCGGGCCTCGATGCCATCGAATGGCTGCGCCACAATATCGGCGGCCACCTGCCGGCGGCGCTGGTCACTGCCGATCGCAGCCCGGCGGTGCGGACGCTGGCCGAGGAACGCGGCATCGCCGTGGTGACCAAGCCGGTAAAGCCTGCCGCATTGCGGGCGGCGATCAGCGGGCTGGCCAATCAGAGCCGGGCGCCGGTGAAACGCTAG
- a CDS encoding ligase-associated DNA damage response DEXH box helicase, protein MVSHLDALPPVITEWFAHKGWAPRQHQLDVLTSWQAGASSLLIAPTGAGKTLAGFLPTLVDLADGKFEGLHTLYISPLKALAVDVQRNLNAPILEMGLKINAETRTGDTPASKRARQRSKPPHVLLTTPEQLCLLISHPHADLFFGSLKRIVLDELHALVTSKRGELLSLAIARIARLAPNLQITALSATVARPDLLREWIAQPLPQRETHLLTTTGGAAPELEILETEQRLPWAGHSANYAHRDLYEVIKQHKTTLLFVNTRSQAELLFQGLWSVNDDMLPIALHHGSLSVEQRRKVEGAMVSGQLKAVVCTSTLDLGIDWGDVDLVVQVGAPKGSSRMLQRIGRANHRLDEPSKAMLVPSNRFEVLECEAALEAVAEGQQDSEDPVNGGYDVLAQHVLGMACAEPFLAEELYDEVRRAWPYRDLPWEQFERVVDFVATGGYALRAYERYARLKLTDDGKWRIANPQVAQQYRLNVGTIIEEPMIRVRLIRTRGLKKGTQSPIGAGGRVLGEMEEYFFGTLLPGDTFMFGGEIVAFEGMKDNEAFVSRAQSANPKIPSYTGGKFPLSTYLAERVRRIMDSPEEWKKLPEQVEVWLRLQRDISVMPRRDSLLVETFPRGTNNYLVCYPFEGRLAHQTLGMLLTRRLERARARPLGFVASEYALAIWGLGDLSGLIRTGRLSLDDLFAEDMLGDDLEDWLDESALMKRTFRNCAIISGLIERRHPGKEKTGRQITMSSDLIYDVLYQHEPDHILIQATRRDAARGLLDIERLGDMLRRIRSHIVHKPLERVSPLAVPILLDIGKEPIFGEGRESAMADAADELMREALGAVGSDTI, encoded by the coding sequence GTGGTTTCGCATTTGGATGCCCTGCCCCCCGTCATCACCGAGTGGTTCGCGCACAAGGGATGGGCGCCGCGCCAGCATCAGCTCGATGTGCTGACCAGCTGGCAGGCGGGGGCGTCGTCGCTGCTGATCGCGCCGACCGGGGCCGGCAAGACGCTGGCGGGCTTTCTGCCGACGCTGGTCGATCTGGCGGATGGCAAGTTTGAGGGCCTCCACACGCTTTACATCTCGCCGCTGAAAGCCCTGGCCGTGGACGTACAGCGCAATCTCAATGCACCGATCCTGGAGATGGGCCTCAAGATCAATGCCGAGACGCGCACCGGCGACACGCCGGCCAGCAAGCGTGCCCGGCAGCGCTCCAAGCCGCCGCATGTGCTGCTGACGACGCCCGAGCAATTGTGCCTCCTCATCAGCCATCCGCATGCCGACCTGTTTTTCGGCTCGCTCAAGCGCATCGTGCTCGATGAATTGCACGCGCTGGTTACCTCCAAGCGTGGTGAGCTGCTGTCGCTGGCCATTGCGCGTATCGCCAGGCTTGCGCCAAACCTGCAAATTACCGCGCTCAGCGCCACGGTGGCGCGGCCGGATCTGTTGCGGGAATGGATCGCCCAGCCCCTGCCGCAGCGCGAGACACATCTGCTCACCACTACGGGCGGCGCGGCGCCTGAGCTCGAAATCCTCGAGACAGAGCAGCGCCTGCCCTGGGCCGGCCATTCGGCCAATTACGCGCATCGCGACCTCTATGAAGTGATCAAGCAGCACAAGACGACGCTGCTCTTCGTCAACACGCGTTCGCAGGCGGAACTGTTGTTCCAGGGGCTGTGGAGCGTCAATGACGACATGCTGCCCATTGCCCTGCACCACGGGTCGCTATCGGTCGAACAGCGGCGCAAGGTCGAGGGCGCCATGGTCTCGGGCCAGCTCAAGGCCGTGGTTTGCACCTCGACGCTGGACCTGGGCATAGACTGGGGCGACGTGGATCTCGTCGTGCAGGTCGGGGCGCCCAAGGGGTCGTCGCGCATGCTGCAGCGCATTGGCCGCGCCAATCACCGGCTCGACGAGCCGTCCAAAGCCATGCTGGTGCCGTCCAATCGCTTTGAGGTGCTCGAATGCGAGGCGGCGCTGGAAGCAGTGGCCGAGGGGCAGCAGGACAGCGAAGATCCGGTCAACGGCGGCTATGACGTCCTGGCCCAGCATGTGCTGGGCATGGCCTGCGCCGAGCCATTCCTTGCGGAGGAGCTCTATGACGAGGTGCGCCGTGCCTGGCCCTATCGCGATCTGCCCTGGGAGCAGTTCGAACGCGTGGTCGATTTCGTCGCCACGGGCGGCTATGCGCTTCGGGCCTATGAGCGCTATGCGCGGCTCAAGCTGACCGACGATGGCAAGTGGCGCATCGCCAATCCGCAGGTTGCCCAGCAATATCGGCTCAATGTCGGCACGATCATCGAGGAACCGATGATCAGGGTCCGGCTGATCCGCACGCGTGGGCTCAAGAAGGGTACGCAAAGCCCGATCGGCGCCGGCGGGCGGGTTCTCGGCGAGATGGAGGAGTATTTCTTCGGCACGCTTCTGCCGGGCGACACCTTCATGTTCGGCGGCGAAATCGTCGCCTTCGAGGGAATGAAGGACAACGAGGCCTTCGTCTCCCGCGCGCAGTCGGCCAATCCCAAAATCCCAAGCTATACAGGCGGCAAGTTTCCGCTCTCGACCTATCTCGCCGAGCGCGTGCGCCGCATCATGGACAGTCCCGAGGAATGGAAGAAACTGCCGGAGCAAGTGGAGGTGTGGCTGCGGCTGCAGCGCGACATTTCCGTCATGCCGCGACGCGATAGTCTGCTGGTCGAAACCTTCCCGCGCGGCACCAACAACTACCTGGTCTGCTATCCCTTCGAGGGTCGCCTCGCGCATCAGACGCTCGGCATGCTGCTGACCCGAAGGCTCGAACGCGCCCGGGCGCGGCCGCTGGGCTTTGTTGCGTCGGAGTATGCGTTGGCCATCTGGGGGCTAGGCGATCTGTCTGGCCTGATCCGCACCGGGCGGCTGTCGCTGGATGATCTGTTTGCCGAAGACATGCTGGGGGACGATCTCGAAGACTGGCTCGATGAGTCCGCCCTGATGAAGCGCACCTTCCGCAATTGCGCGATCATTTCCGGCCTGATCGAGCGCCGCCATCCCGGCAAGGAGAAGACCGGACGGCAGATCACCATGTCGTCGGACCTGATCTATGATGTGCTCTACCAGCACGAGCCCGACCATATCCTGATCCAGGCCACGCGCCGCGATGCCGCACGGGGCCTGCTCGATATCGAACGACTGGGCGACATGCTCCGGCGCATCCGCAGCCATATCGTGCACAAGCCGCTGGAGCGGGTTTCTCCTCTCGCAGTCCCCATTCTGCTCGATATCGGCAAGGAACCGATTTTCGGGGAAGGCCGCGAATCAGCTATGGCGGATGCTGCCGATGAATTGATGAGAGAGGCGCTAGGCGCCGTTGGGTCAGACACTATCTAA
- a CDS encoding rhodanese-like domain-containing protein, whose protein sequence is MTAHRPTIKPLIRNALTALSLNALALGMAPAGLAVMTVAAQAQTTASIITGQPEFETLIAEGAKLIDVRSAAAYAEGHVAGAINLPWQALNVSESDGIRNEFASDAEFERLLGEAGLTYDDTILIYDTTALPGRAYVAFVYAGFDNVHVLDGGVGAWQGALTQDVPQVAATTFALTQKNDIRVDKDYVAGKVGDSASVIIDGRNLDAYEDGHIPGAQALPASSLLTETATLQSQPVLQRLLDTAGVSPDREVVSYCGSGVAAANNYLALRNLGYENVVLYDASWDEWSRDPRAGQQVSLANYTFEGTPVGGNGPAFLEADAVKALASDPNVVVVDVRSPSDYAAGHIPGSVNVFWDDTFDADRVLKSVEDLQALYAEAGVTPDKRVVLFTRGGLQLSHSFTVLNLLGFSDIDFFTGKFEGWQNGAFRPAV, encoded by the coding sequence ATGACTGCACACCGCCCGACCATCAAACCCTTGATCCGCAATGCCCTGACCGCCCTGTCGCTGAACGCTTTGGCGCTCGGCATGGCGCCGGCTGGCCTGGCCGTGATGACGGTTGCGGCCCAGGCACAGACCACCGCCTCCATCATCACCGGGCAGCCAGAATTTGAAACGCTGATCGCCGAAGGCGCCAAGCTGATCGACGTACGTTCCGCCGCTGCCTATGCCGAGGGCCATGTTGCCGGCGCGATCAACCTGCCATGGCAGGCGCTGAACGTGTCCGAGAGCGATGGTATCCGCAACGAATTCGCCAGCGACGCCGAGTTCGAACGCCTGCTGGGCGAGGCGGGCCTGACCTATGACGATACCATCCTGATCTATGACACCACAGCGTTGCCCGGCCGCGCCTATGTGGCCTTCGTTTATGCCGGATTCGACAATGTCCACGTGCTCGACGGCGGTGTTGGCGCATGGCAGGGCGCACTGACCCAGGACGTGCCGCAGGTGGCAGCAACCACCTTTGCCCTGACCCAGAAGAACGACATCCGCGTCGACAAGGACTATGTCGCCGGCAAGGTTGGCGACAGTGCATCGGTCATCATCGACGGCCGCAATCTCGACGCCTATGAGGACGGCCATATTCCGGGTGCCCAGGCCTTGCCCGCTTCGAGCCTCCTGACCGAGACCGCCACGCTCCAGTCCCAGCCCGTGCTGCAGCGTCTGCTCGATACCGCCGGCGTCAGCCCGGATCGCGAGGTCGTTTCCTATTGCGGCAGCGGCGTCGCAGCGGCCAACAACTACCTGGCGCTGCGCAATCTCGGCTATGAGAATGTCGTTCTCTATGACGCCAGCTGGGACGAATGGAGCCGCGATCCGCGCGCCGGCCAGCAGGTCTCGCTGGCCAATTATACCTTCGAAGGCACGCCCGTAGGCGGCAATGGCCCCGCATTCCTCGAGGCCGATGCGGTCAAGGCTCTGGCCAGCGATCCCAATGTCGTAGTGGTCGATGTCCGCTCGCCCTCAGACTATGCCGCCGGCCATATTCCGGGGTCGGTCAATGTCTTCTGGGACGACACATTCGATGCTGACCGGGTGCTGAAATCGGTCGAGGACCTGCAGGCGCTTTATGCCGAGGCGGGTGTGACGCCGGACAAGCGCGTCGTGCTGTTCACCCGCGGCGGCCTGCAGCTCTCGCATAGCTTCACCGTGCTCAACCTGCTCGGCTTCAGCGACATCGACTTCTTCACCGGCAAGTTCGAAGGCTGGCAGAACGGCGCCTTCCGCCCGGCCGTCTAG
- the pdeM gene encoding ligase-associated DNA damage response endonuclease PdeM, which produces MRFAGNIFEPLPSGGLYWHAQQTLLVADLHFEKMASFARRGQMLPPYDTGVTLARLEGDLRRTGAKRLISLGDTFHRADASSLLTHSDRMRLDALTDLVDCIWLSGNHDPAPHAIGGTCHAEFELAGVSLSHEPKRGAMGLICGHLHPAAHIHIEGRSTRRPCFVHDNRLMILPAYGASTGSINIMSPAFVGLFHWPSLEVTMLGKDRTYPVSTKRLVRG; this is translated from the coding sequence TTGCGCTTTGCCGGAAACATTTTCGAACCCCTCCCGTCTGGCGGCCTTTACTGGCATGCCCAGCAGACGCTGCTGGTCGCCGACCTGCATTTCGAAAAGATGGCGAGCTTCGCGCGGCGCGGCCAAATGCTGCCGCCCTATGATACAGGCGTGACGCTGGCGCGGTTGGAGGGTGATCTTCGGCGCACTGGCGCCAAGCGACTGATTTCACTGGGTGACACGTTCCACCGCGCCGATGCCAGCAGTCTGCTGACCCATTCTGACCGGATGCGGCTCGATGCCCTCACTGATCTGGTCGACTGCATCTGGCTGTCCGGCAATCACGATCCAGCGCCCCATGCGATCGGAGGCACCTGTCATGCCGAGTTCGAGCTGGCCGGAGTGAGCCTCAGCCACGAGCCCAAGCGTGGCGCCATGGGGCTGATCTGCGGACATCTGCACCCTGCCGCGCATATCCATATCGAGGGCCGCTCCACCCGCCGTCCCTGTTTCGTGCATGACAATCGCCTGATGATCCTGCCCGCCTATGGCGCGTCCACCGGCTCGATCAACATCATGTCGCCCGCCTTTGTCGGCCTGTTTCACTGGCCGTCGCTGGAGGTCACCATGCTGGGCAAGGACCGGACTTATCCGGTCAGCACCAAGAGGTTGGTGCGGGGTTAG
- the mscL gene encoding large conductance mechanosensitive channel protein MscL translates to MFKEFRDFAIKGNMIDLAIGVIIGAAFGAIVSSIVDDIFMPLIGLIIGGIDFSNLFVVLSNPDQVAVPSVAAAKAAGVATLNIGLFINAIVKFTIIAFVLFMVVKGINRLKRQAATEPVASTPAPTKEEVLLTEIRDALRASPRV, encoded by the coding sequence ATGTTCAAGGAATTCAGGGACTTCGCCATCAAGGGCAATATGATCGACCTGGCGATCGGTGTGATTATCGGCGCCGCATTCGGCGCCATCGTCTCGTCCATCGTCGACGACATCTTCATGCCGCTGATCGGCCTGATCATCGGCGGCATCGACTTCTCCAACCTCTTCGTCGTGCTGTCCAACCCCGATCAGGTCGCCGTGCCCTCCGTCGCCGCCGCCAAGGCTGCCGGCGTGGCAACGCTGAATATCGGCCTGTTCATCAACGCCATCGTCAAATTCACCATCATCGCCTTCGTGCTCTTCATGGTGGTCAAGGGCATCAACCGCCTCAAGAGGCAGGCCGCGACCGAACCCGTCGCTTCAACCCCCGCGCCCACCAAGGAAGAAGTCCTGCTCACCGAAATCCGTGACGCGCTGCGCGCAAGTCCGCGCGTCTGA